Part of the Rubidibacter lacunae KORDI 51-2 genome is shown below.
CTCGCAGAGTATCAGCCCAAACGAGGCCACTATGGATCGGTTTTATCTATTTCTGCTCATTTGCCCAGTTCAATCCGTGAAAAGCTTTACCCACTCATTGAAACAGCTCTAAAACCAAATGGCATCGTTCTTCTTGAGTCCTACTCTGAAAGTCAGTTGGCAAAAAACACCGGCGGCCCTAAAGATATAGACATGCTCATGAGCGTTGACAAACTGCGAAACGAATTTCCCAGACTCAAACCAATTCTACTGAGAGAAATTGAACGTGAGGTTCGCGAGGGTGAGGGCCATACAGGTTTTGCGTCTGTCGTTCAATACATTGCTAGAAATGAGGAGGAGCAATAGGTTCAAGTCGATCGGCACACCTCCGCTTTGCGCCGGTGCGCCGCCGGTTTATCCTGGGCGTTATGTGGCTGAGGTGTGCCAATGCTGATTCGCAACGCCGATGATTGTGACGCCGCTGCTATCGCGAGCATTCATATAGCTGCTTGGCGCAAGGCCTACTCGGGCATTGTCCCCAATCACATCCTTGACGCCTTGGATGTTTCACAGCGTACACAGCAATGGGCCGCCAACATTGCCGCTGCCTCTCTCCGCACGATGGTTGCAGACACGGAAGGCCACATTGTAGGCTTCGCATCTTTCGCTGGTACCCGCGATGAAGACGACGATCCCTTAGCGATTGCCGAGATCCAGGCAATTTATGTCGATCCCGATAAATGGGGCAAAGGAATAGGGCAAAGACTATGCACCTCAGTCATCGCGGAACTTTGCACTCAATCATATAGCTCTGCAACGCTTTGGGTACTGAAAGACAATCAACGTGCTTGTCGCTTCTACAAGCTTGCAGGTTTTCGAATGGATGGCAAAACAAAAACTAGAACGATTGGGGTGCCTCTTCAGATCGTCAGATATCGCAAAAATCTCGAATATGCCATGTAACAAACTCATGCAACGTAGCGGCCGATCTGCTCGGCCTTGCAGGGAGAGTCACTTGGCCGCGGGGTTGATGCAGAATATTGTCTACCCATCTTGGAGCTGCCTTACGCAAGTGCTTTGTCCGACTTGATTCTTTCTTTGGAGACCTGTTTCGATGCTAGTCCTACCTTCACTTAGCTTTTACGGGCGAACTGAGGAGGCACTCGAGTTTTACCGTGATGCACTTGGCGCTGAAACGACGTTCCTGATGAGATTTGCGGATAGCCCACTTGCAAAAGAAACGGAGGCGTCGGATCGACAGCTGATTTTTCACGCTACGTTCCGCATTAATGAGACAAAGTTCATGGCTACGGATGTGGGTTACGACGATCCAGACACAGATGTTTCGGGGTCGCGTGTTTCCTTTGTTTTGCGTTTGGACTCAGTGCAGCGAGCAACCGAGATGTTCGAAGCTTTAGCAGATGATGGGCACATTGTTTTGCCACTAGCCTCATCGGGCTTCACATCCCTTTATGGCGTGGTAACCGATCGCTTTGGATTGTCGTGGAAAATCAACGTAGATAAGGAAGGCAGGTAACCCACGCATGGACCGGAGTCGCGAAACCGGACGTTTTGCACTAGCGCATCGACTGTCGCGACCCGGTTCTGGAAAACCTTGGATATGCTTTTTCCATGAGTGACGCGCTCAGAATCACAGCGAGAGAGAGCGCCCACAGAAGTTTGAATTAAGGCGATCCTCTTGGGTGATTGGAGGAACTTTACTCTCGCTCTGGCGAAGACACCTCAATTATCCCACGGGTCGACTTGGCCCCGACTCCGAATCTAGTTGCTTGGTTGAATTAGAGGAGCTTCGGTATTACTGACATGGCCATCAAAATTGGTAGGGCCTTGGAGTTGATGCTTAAGAGCTGGCGCGGCGCGGTTTCACAACTTCTGCTTTCGACATTTCGAAGTCGGCAGTAATGCGAAGTAAAAAAGCGTTACCCCAACTCACCTGTGGAGTATGTCGTGGCAGACTTGTTCGCTGCTCCTTTTGAGTTGCAAGGCAGGTTCGATTTTTGTGCACGAGTTGTACACGCTTCAGGTGCTACCTTCAAACCTTCGCCCCGATGCAATCGAGCGAATTGCTTCCTTTGTCGCTCCTGGAGGAACGCTGCTTGTCATTGCCCGAGGACGTTAGGAGAATGAATCTGAAGGCAATATGGCCTGGCCTCTAACCAAAAAGCAGTTGTCGCTGTTGCTGACTCAAGATTTTCGTGAGCTGTCATTTGAGGACAATGCGGACAATAAAGATCCTCCTACACAACTAATAGTAACCCCCAGCAGCCGGTGGCAGCCAACGGACTCGGGCACGACTTCAGTGCCAAAGTGGTTCATTGCAAAGCAAATCGGCGGCTGACATCAGCTACGTGGGGACGCGCAGCGGCTGGATTTACCTGGCGGTTGTGCTGGACCTATACTCGCGCCGCGTGGTGGGTTGGGCGATGTCAACGTGCAATGACAGCTAGATGGCAGTAGATGCCCTGAAGATGGCGCTGACTCAGCGCGGTCGGCCCGAACAGCTAGTGCATCAGTGCGATCGCGGCAGCCAGTATGCGTCGAAGGAATACCAGCGCTGGTTAGGAGCGTACGGCATCGAGTGCTCGATGAGCCGTTGGGGCAATTGCTGGGACAACGCGATGGTGAAGAGCTTCTTTGCGACGCTGAAAACAGAGTTCCTGTATCAGACCGACGATCTCAACACGGAGGAAGCAAAGTCCGAAATCTTCGAATCCATCGAGGTCTTCTACAATCGGCAACGGCACTCGACCCTAGGCTACGAAACGCCAGCGGACTTGGCGCAAGCCGCACAAGCGACTTAACTGACCTGTCCACTAAACCCGGGCAAGACCACCTTCGACTGATAGTCTGCACAGTCTTACTTAACCATCATCAGTGAGTGGATGATAGGGGAACGCCGAATGATGAACGTTAATCAAGAGCTTGCCATCCGCGCCACGGACATAGCCGAAGGTAAATTCCACTTTGGCCTCTTTGCCAGTGTTGGTATCAGTGAAGAAGTAATTCCCCATGGCTACAGCGGAGTCGGTGTCGATGAGAATGCCTGCATTCTCAAACCGGACAGCTGACCATGGCTGGAGGGCAAATCCACGATCCTCAGGAACCTTACCTGTCACAAAATACGAGATTGCCTCAGGCTCGGAAAGGCGGAATTGCTGCGTGGCGGCCTTAGTTGGCTTGAAAAGCACCACACCTTCATCATAGGCGTAGAGGGTGTCCACGTGGGTAGCGGCCAGAGCCTTGTAGTCTTCTTCGTTGGTGAAGGCGTTGCCGATGGCAACAATGCCATCGCCCCAAATCTTTTGAGCTTCGTGCACTTCAGCTTCTGTAATAGGCTTGGGCTGGGGAGGGGTTGTTGACTCTCCAGCATAAGTCACACTTCCCACAAGCAAAAACAGCAAACTGGTTATAGCAAGGATAAATTTCTTCATGGTAGGCACCTTCAAACATGAGGTTTTTGTTGGTGGGACAATAGATTCGCATCAATGAACACAGAAACTATTTTTTCATCTTTATAGGTCTCTCCACGCTCTACAGATTAAATATGGTAAGCGTCAGGCGTATCTGGTGTCTAACGTTTTGGAGCTGAGCCGCGGCAGGTTGAGAAGGCCGAAAGGATTGAGTGCCGACCGTCGGCTCCGACGACCCGTTAGGTTCGCAGTGGGTCACTTGCTAGAACAATAACCGAATTGCCTCCCAACAAGCCAACCTCTGAAATAACTCTTCAATTGAGACTAAAGCTGAGGAGAACGGGCAAAAGCCTAACGAACCTATGCTCATCAGCCAGTGAGACCGCAAACAGGGATAGTTTCGACTCACCTCAGGTTACCTGAACCCTAAGAGGCCATTGAAAAGTCGGGTTGCGCGTATCATACGACAGTGATACTGGCGGGTAGTGTCGCTATTGGCGGGACAGATTGCACAGACAATTCCACTTTTAGCGGGTCTTTGCGCTTGCCCTCCCTGGTCGGCTTTACGGCGGAATACATAATGGCAATTTACTAGGTTTTTTGTTCCGCTCGTTCTGAAGTAGCTGATATGCCTAGCCTCTACTCGCTTGAGTCCTGATTCCACATTCATGTTTGCTCGCTTCCTAATTGGTGCGAAGGTTTATCTTTCACTAGGCTCTTTAACCTGAGCAATTGAACTCTTGCCGGGAACTCTTCTCCTCACCATCCAGGCTCTTTCGTTTTCCGCCAATGACACTGTTGTTTGACAGGCGCGATCGGTCAACTAGAAAGGCTGCAACTTACTCTATAAAGGATTTTTGGCTTGAAAGGTCGGGTTTCCATAGCTGCATCGTACAAAAATTGACATCCAGATATGTGCATGCTAGTTTCAAGGCAAATAAAATTGACTTAATGACTGCTTGAGAAGTCTAGTAGTGCGAAATTAGGAACGGACTTCACAACAAGAGAACAAGAATTCGGGCTTTCCAAAGTCGGCTCAGGGTTGTTTAAAACCCCTGGAACCTTTTAATTCAGCCTTTATGAATTTGAAGTGACCCCAAAAGACTCGACCCCTATCTTTAAGGTATAAATACCAGAATACTAATGAATCCACTCCTGAAATTTGGCATCATTGCTGCTCACTTCTCAGTTTATGTTGTGGCAGCTGTCAGTATCTGGATTTTTTCACGCCGCAGTGAATTCTTTACATCGATTCTCAAAGTTAGATCTCTCCCCTTGATTTACTTTGGTTATGCCGCTTTTGCGATTGGTTCTTCCTACGAGATAGCGGAGCACATAGGAGATAACTGGATTTACATCAGTCAGATCAGCTCTCTTAATCGTCTCTTCTATACATTTGTCAATGCTGGAGTGTGCTCGATCGCTCTAGGCTTAAGAAAATCTCGATGGCTAGATATCTTATTGATCGGTAGCTTGATAGCAGTGCCATTGACGTATGGCATCCATAATAGTAAAACTATTATGAATTTCATTCAATTAATTTCTGCAATCATATTTGTGTGGAATTGGTATATCGTGATGCGAGATTGGCGAGTGTTTTTATATGTTGTTTTTGCAAACTTTATGACTTTCGCTTTTGGTATCGTTTTAATTATCACGGGGAACCAAGTTCTTCATATCTTTGTGGGATTATCTGCGGCTGTGGCCTTACTAATACTCGGCTATGTGGCTTGGGTGCAACCACGACAGCACTTATACTAAGGGGAATTACTCAGGAACACACTTTTTAAAGAGCGCTTTGAAATGTTTTAGGCAAGCCTTCTGACAATCACGTCGCATTTACTCCTGCCGGTATACAATCGGAGACATCATGTTTTGCTGTGATGTAGTAGGAGAGTGTGATCGATGGCGAGCCATACGAAAGCCAAGGACGTACTGAGGCAATACGCCGCGGGGGAACGAAATTTCCGCTGCCTCAGCCTGCGCGGGGAATCATTCAAGAATGCCGACCTCAGTGGGGCGGATTTCAGCAAGGCTGACATTCGTGGTGCGAATTTCTCGGAAGCAAAGTTGTGCGGAGCGAACTTCACTAGGGCAAAAGCTGGGCTACAGCGCCGTTGGGTTGTGGGGTTGTTGGCGATCGTATTTACCCTGGCCGCTTTAGCGGTAATCCTATTCCTATTTATGGCTCTCCTCATAGCCTATTCCGGGAAAGCCTATGCCTTGTCGTATTCCGGTGTCGCTTTAGCTGCCTTTGTTGCTATCGCTTTAGCTGGATTTCAGACTGCCCATTACACCATCTTTGTTGCTGCCGCTGTATCTATCGCTGTCTCTGGAGCTGTCGCTCTCTCTGTTGTTGTGGCTGGAGCTGTAATTGCA
Proteins encoded:
- a CDS encoding class I SAM-dependent methyltransferase; amino-acid sequence: MENTMYDKNFWNDRYKSTKYLYGTEANAFLVENAHLLHGPVLSLSEGEGRNAVFIAERGLNVLGVDYSSVALEKAQALAKLRRVVVETQVVDLAEYQPKRGHYGSVLSISAHLPSSIREKLYPLIETALKPNGIVLLESYSESQLAKNTGGPKDIDMLMSVDKLRNEFPRLKPILLREIEREVREGEGHTGFASVVQYIARNEEEQ
- a CDS encoding GNAT family N-acetyltransferase — encoded protein: MLIRNADDCDAAAIASIHIAAWRKAYSGIVPNHILDALDVSQRTQQWAANIAAASLRTMVADTEGHIVGFASFAGTRDEDDDPLAIAEIQAIYVDPDKWGKGIGQRLCTSVIAELCTQSYSSATLWVLKDNQRACRFYKLAGFRMDGKTKTRTIGVPLQIVRYRKNLEYAM
- a CDS encoding VOC family protein, with protein sequence MLVLPSLSFYGRTEEALEFYRDALGAETTFLMRFADSPLAKETEASDRQLIFHATFRINETKFMATDVGYDDPDTDVSGSRVSFVLRLDSVQRATEMFEALADDGHIVLPLASSGFTSLYGVVTDRFGLSWKINVDKEGR
- a CDS encoding IS3 family transposase, which gives rise to MAVDALKMALTQRGRPEQLVHQCDRGSQYASKEYQRWLGAYGIECSMSRWGNCWDNAMVKSFFATLKTEFLYQTDDLNTEEAKSEIFESIEVFYNRQRHSTLGYETPADLAQAAQAT
- a CDS encoding pentapeptide repeat-containing protein, with protein sequence MASHTKAKDVLRQYAAGERNFRCLSLRGESFKNADLSGADFSKADIRGANFSEAKLCGANFTRAKAGLQRRWVVGLLAIVFTLAALAVILFLFMALLIAYSGKAYALSYSGVALAAFVAIALAGFQTAHYTIFVAAAVSIAVSGAVALSVVVAGAVIAGIVFTVTLTGAITGGETGGIVVKSFTVFFAAVAYSGIGALGGWLAVARNYRTLKRIRHAASFVWCIGGTNFHEADLTDVNFTGATLKSTNIDEAVIARTCWKDARKLHLARSGPSILG